In Bacillota bacterium, a single window of DNA contains:
- a CDS encoding cobalt ECF transporter T component CbiQ, translated as MSKVSDSLYSLRLFDDLSRKKTFIHDIHPLSKLLTTVVYLIIVVSFGKYEISRLVPFIIYPILLFSLGDIPIRPVLNRVLFVFPFIFFIGIFSPILDKQMVVFYGISFSKGWFAFLSIMFKCLLTVTAALLLIATTGMDKLS; from the coding sequence ATGTCTAAGGTATCAGATTCGCTATATAGCCTAAGGCTTTTTGATGATTTGTCTCGCAAAAAAACTTTCATACATGACATCCATCCACTGTCGAAACTATTAACAACAGTGGTATACCTTATTATCGTAGTTTCTTTTGGCAAGTACGAGATTTCTAGACTTGTACCGTTTATTATTTATCCTATTTTGCTGTTTTCGCTCGGAGATATACCTATCCGCCCGGTTTTAAATCGTGTATTATTCGTTTTTCCCTTCATTTTTTTTATTGGCATCTTCAGCCCAATTTTAGATAAACAAATGGTTGTTTTTTATGGAATCAGCTTTTCTAAAGGCTGGTTTGCATTTTTGTCAATAATGTTCAAATGTCTGTTAACAGTGACTGCTGCTCTTCTTTTGATTGCAACAACAGGCATGGACAAGCTGTCAAT
- the glyA gene encoding serine hydroxymethyltransferase, protein MQCIDTVKKYDDVVGSILERELKRQQRNIELIASENFVSEAVMAAAGSPLTNKYAEGYPGKRYYNGCEHVDEVENVAIERAKALYGADHVNVQPHSGAQANSAVYVALLKPGDTVMGMSLSEGGHLTHGSPVNFSGLYFNFVSYGVDPVTHRIDYDKLLSTAKECKPKLIVAGASAYPRAIDFKRLSGIASEVGAYLMVDMAHIAGLVAAGLHENPVPYADIVTTTTHKTLRGPRGGMIMCKEKYAKAIDKSVFPGTQGGPLMHIIAAKAVAFGEALKPEFKEYQKQIVSNAATLANALLTQGFDLVSGGTDNHLMLADLRRLNITGKEMANRLDEVYITVNKNTIPADPQSPFVTSGIRIGTPAVTSRGFKEDDMIKIAELMKITATDEFFEKKQYIKDEVGILCAKHPLY, encoded by the coding sequence ATGCAGTGTATTGATACAGTCAAAAAGTATGACGACGTAGTAGGCAGTATATTAGAGCGTGAACTGAAAAGACAGCAGCGCAATATAGAACTGATTGCAAGTGAAAACTTCGTAAGCGAAGCGGTAATGGCTGCCGCTGGATCACCGCTTACTAATAAATATGCGGAAGGTTATCCCGGAAAGCGTTATTATAACGGCTGCGAACATGTTGATGAAGTTGAGAACGTCGCTATCGAACGTGCTAAAGCTCTTTACGGCGCAGACCATGTGAATGTTCAGCCACACAGCGGAGCTCAGGCAAACAGCGCAGTATATGTTGCACTCTTAAAGCCTGGTGACACTGTAATGGGAATGTCCTTGTCAGAAGGTGGGCATTTAACACACGGCTCCCCTGTCAACTTTTCCGGGCTTTATTTCAACTTTGTTTCTTACGGCGTAGACCCTGTAACTCATAGAATAGACTATGACAAGCTGCTCAGCACCGCTAAAGAATGCAAACCAAAACTTATCGTTGCCGGCGCAAGCGCTTATCCAAGAGCAATCGACTTCAAACGCCTGTCTGGAATTGCAAGTGAAGTCGGCGCTTATCTTATGGTTGATATGGCTCATATTGCCGGGCTTGTTGCGGCGGGGCTTCATGAAAACCCTGTTCCATATGCTGATATTGTAACGACCACAACACATAAGACTCTTCGTGGCCCCCGCGGCGGCATGATAATGTGCAAGGAAAAATATGCAAAAGCTATTGATAAAAGCGTATTTCCAGGCACACAGGGTGGTCCGCTTATGCATATAATCGCCGCAAAAGCGGTTGCTTTCGGCGAAGCTTTAAAGCCTGAATTCAAGGAATATCAAAAACAGATCGTTTCAAATGCAGCAACACTCGCAAATGCGCTTCTCACCCAGGGTTTTGACCTTGTAAGTGGCGGAACAGATAACCATTTGATGCTGGCTGACTTGAGGCGTTTAAATATCACAGGCAAAGAAATGGCTAACAGGCTCGATGAGGTTTATATAACTGTTAACAAAAACACCATACCTGCAGATCCGCAAAGCCCGTTTGTAACAAGCGGCATTCGAATTGGAACACCGGCAGTCACATCACGAGGTTTTAAGGAAGACGATATGATCAAGATTGCAGAGCTTATGAAAATTACTGCAACCGACGAGTTCTTTGAAAAGAAACAATATATAAAAGACGAAGTCGGCATATTGTGCGCAAAGCATCCGTTATATTAA
- a CDS encoding folate family ECF transporter S component, translated as MSVWINFKNSFKNLTNTRSLVFGALFIALNVILTRFLSFENQFVRFSLGFLPVALYSMMFGAIPGAFAAAIGDLVGVFLFSKGAFFPGFTLSAFISGILYGLFLYKRKVTVLNVTLVTLIITLLIDLYLNTVWLTMLTGKAAAAFLGLRIVKIAIMFPIQVFLIYEMDKQVLQKLKIKV; from the coding sequence ATGTCTGTCTGGATCAATTTTAAAAACTCTTTTAAAAACCTTACCAACACAAGATCGCTTGTGTTTGGGGCATTATTTATCGCATTGAATGTGATACTTACACGCTTTTTATCATTTGAAAACCAGTTTGTGCGTTTTAGCCTCGGCTTTTTGCCGGTGGCATTATACTCTATGATGTTTGGGGCTATCCCTGGTGCCTTTGCCGCTGCAATTGGAGATCTTGTTGGTGTTTTTCTGTTCTCAAAGGGTGCTTTTTTCCCAGGATTTACTCTCAGTGCCTTTATCAGCGGAATTCTTTATGGCCTTTTTCTTTATAAACGAAAAGTAACAGTATTAAATGTTACACTTGTGACTTTAATAATCACACTGCTGATTGATTTGTATTTAAATACCGTCTGGCTTACGATGCTTACCGGTAAAGCGGCTGCAGCATTTTTAGGTTTGAGAATAGTAAAAATCGCTATTATGTTCCCAATACAAGTGTTCCTTATTTATGAAATGGATAAACAAGTTTTGCAAAAACTTAAAATCAAAGTTTAA
- a CDS encoding energy-coupling factor ABC transporter permease translates to MHMADSLISPAVGGVMWAASAGVIAYSVKKIEKEMDEKKAPLMGVVGAFVFAAQMINFTIPGTGSSGHIGGGILLAALLGPYAGFLTLSAVLIIQALFFADGGLLSYGCNVINMGFYACFIAYPFIYKWITKKGMSTKRIFTATIASCIVGLQLGAFSVVLETLLSGKTELPFGTFVALMQPVHLIIGTIEGIITGAVVSFVWKARPEIIESSVSGKLMGKTSIKNVMIAFALLVVITGGVFSWFASKNPDGLEWSIKKITGSTEIQATDSVHKKLEDAQKKTVLLPDYGFKTSDKSEASSNAGASASGLIGGGLTLALAAGVGIVLSKSKNKKTH, encoded by the coding sequence ATGCATATGGCCGATTCATTGATTTCTCCGGCAGTCGGCGGCGTTATGTGGGCCGCATCTGCGGGAGTAATAGCATATTCCGTAAAAAAAATAGAAAAAGAAATGGACGAGAAAAAGGCTCCTTTGATGGGAGTGGTGGGGGCCTTTGTTTTTGCTGCCCAAATGATCAATTTCACTATTCCCGGGACAGGCTCAAGCGGACATATAGGAGGAGGCATCCTTCTTGCGGCGCTTCTCGGGCCTTATGCAGGCTTTTTGACTTTATCAGCAGTTTTGATTATACAAGCGCTGTTTTTTGCCGACGGCGGACTTCTGTCTTACGGATGCAATGTTATAAATATGGGTTTTTATGCATGCTTTATAGCCTATCCGTTTATATATAAATGGATAACTAAAAAGGGCATGTCGACAAAACGAATATTTACTGCTACAATCGCTTCATGTATAGTCGGACTTCAGCTTGGCGCTTTCAGCGTTGTTCTTGAAACTTTGCTGTCCGGGAAAACTGAGCTTCCTTTTGGAACCTTTGTTGCCTTGATGCAGCCTGTCCACCTTATTATCGGAACGATTGAAGGTATTATTACAGGCGCCGTTGTTTCATTCGTTTGGAAAGCAAGACCTGAGATTATAGAAAGTTCGGTTTCAGGAAAATTGATGGGAAAAACAAGCATAAAAAATGTAATGATAGCTTTTGCTTTACTAGTTGTTATAACAGGCGGAGTTTTCTCTTGGTTCGCCTCTAAAAATCCTGACGGACTTGAATGGTCTATAAAGAAAATAACAGGTTCCACAGAAATTCAGGCAACCGATTCTGTACACAAAAAGCTTGAAGACGCACAGAAAAAAACCGTTTTATTGCCTGATTACGGTTTTAAGACATCTGATAAATCTGAAGCCTCCTCAAATGCTGGTGCCAGTGCTTCCGGTCTTATAGGAGGCGGGCTCACTCTTGCCCTAGCGGCGGGTGTTGGAATAGTTCTAAGCAAATCTAAAAACAAAAAAACACATTAG
- a CDS encoding ABC transporter ATP-binding protein: MVEKKFEKYNSASGQQDFSKVVRQGFGRGGGRGGLNSPRLTVEKPKNAWKTIYRIMTYLSKRKLPLFTALFLVVVASATSLGGSYLIRPIINDYIIPGDLKGLANMCLVMAGVYVIGSISTLISNRMLIRISQRTTNEMRKDLFSRIELMSVKFFDNNSVGDIMSRFTNDLEGVNSALNQSISALLSGILNTVGTIILMLVISPPLALISFVSIPLISFVTSIIAKKTRKIFGSYLSALGQVNGFTEETISGQYAIQMFTQEDRMIGSFENYIEELRKSNSKAQIYAGLIMPFVRTINTFFYALTIFAGGLLAISGKIDIGGIGSFMKYARQFGHPINEIANQFNSLQSAIAGAERVFATMDLPNEYEDEEAAIPINNINGDIMFKNVNFSYIDGKPILKGIDINVKAGQRIAIVGPTGAGKTTIANILMRFYDTESGMITVDEIPLEKIKKHSLRENFGIVLQDTHLFSMSIKENIRYGKPEATDDEVIKAAQLANADRFIRQLPNGYDTPLQSSGTTLSQGQQQLINIARAFLIDPPMLILDEATSNVDTRTEVQIQSAMKTLMQGKTCFIIAHRLSTIKDCDMILVLNDGEIVERGTQNELVELNGLYAQLYKGIYEDFDAI; encoded by the coding sequence ATGGTAGAGAAGAAATTTGAAAAATATAACAGTGCTTCAGGACAACAGGATTTTTCTAAAGTCGTGCGTCAGGGTTTCGGACGAGGCGGCGGTCGCGGCGGGCTTAATTCGCCAAGGCTCACGGTCGAAAAGCCTAAAAACGCTTGGAAGACGATCTATAGAATAATGACCTATTTAAGCAAAAGAAAGCTTCCGTTATTCACAGCACTATTTTTAGTAGTAGTAGCGTCAGCGACATCGCTCGGAGGCTCCTATCTTATCCGTCCGATTATAAATGACTACATCATACCCGGCGACTTAAAGGGTCTTGCAAACATGTGCCTTGTCATGGCAGGGGTCTATGTCATAGGATCAATTAGCACTCTTATTTCAAACCGTATGCTCATTCGAATTTCTCAACGCACAACAAATGAGATGCGCAAAGATTTATTTTCAAGGATAGAGCTTATGAGCGTAAAATTCTTTGACAACAATTCTGTCGGCGATATAATGAGCCGCTTTACAAATGATCTTGAAGGTGTAAATTCAGCGCTGAACCAGAGCATATCCGCGCTTTTATCAGGTATCCTCAATACTGTAGGCACCATAATACTAATGCTGGTCATAAGTCCCCCTTTGGCGCTTATTTCATTTGTCTCGATACCACTAATCAGCTTCGTGACGTCAATAATCGCGAAAAAGACACGAAAAATATTCGGAAGTTATCTTTCAGCGCTTGGGCAGGTGAACGGCTTTACAGAGGAAACGATATCCGGTCAGTACGCTATTCAGATGTTTACTCAGGAAGATCGCATGATCGGCTCATTTGAAAACTATATAGAAGAGCTTCGAAAAAGCAACTCAAAGGCACAGATATATGCCGGTCTTATAATGCCGTTTGTAAGAACAATAAACACATTTTTTTATGCACTGACGATTTTTGCGGGCGGTCTTCTCGCTATTTCAGGAAAAATCGACATCGGTGGGATAGGCTCATTTATGAAATATGCCCGCCAGTTCGGTCATCCAATAAACGAAATCGCAAATCAGTTTAATTCACTTCAAAGCGCAATTGCGGGAGCAGAGCGTGTCTTTGCAACTATGGATCTTCCAAATGAATATGAAGATGAAGAAGCCGCCATCCCGATAAATAATATAAATGGCGACATTATGTTCAAAAATGTCAACTTTTCGTATATTGATGGGAAACCTATACTAAAGGGTATTGATATTAACGTAAAAGCCGGTCAGAGAATCGCTATTGTAGGTCCTACCGGTGCGGGAAAAACTACAATTGCCAATATACTTATGCGTTTTTACGATACTGAATCTGGTATGATTACAGTTGATGAAATCCCGCTGGAAAAAATCAAAAAGCACAGCCTCCGTGAAAATTTCGGCATAGTTCTTCAGGACACGCACCTTTTTTCAATGAGCATAAAAGAAAATATTCGTTACGGTAAACCTGAAGCTACAGATGATGAAGTCATAAAAGCCGCTCAGCTTGCAAATGCGGACAGGTTCATACGCCAACTTCCAAACGGGTATGATACGCCCCTTCAAAGCAGCGGTACAACGTTAAGCCAGGGACAGCAGCAGCTTATAAACATTGCACGGGCATTTTTGATCGATCCGCCAATGTTAATCCTTGATGAAGCAACTTCCAACGTAGATACAAGAACTGAAGTTCAGATACAAAGCGCCATGAAAACCCTTATGCAGGGCAAAACCTGTTTTATTATTGCTCATAGACTTTCAACAATAAAAGACTGTGATATGATTTTAGTCCTAAACGATGGTGAAATAGTGGAGCGCGGAACACAAAATGAGCTTGTAGAATTAAATGGTCTTTATGCTCAGCTTTATAAGGGCATTTATGAGGATTTTGATGCAATCTAA
- the thpR gene encoding RNA 2',3'-cyclic phosphodiesterase, with amino-acid sequence MRLFIAINFNEQTKDSLCGIMEHLKGEKVSGNYTTRDNLHLTLVFIGEVPSSKIIDIEEAINTIDALTFDIKIGGIGTFKQKDGGILWTGITLNDSLISVYNKLTGELEKRGFEIEKRAYKPHLTLCRRAKMPPEFDIKKYSNTAPEQNFSVEKISLMKSERIGGKLIYTEIYSKILK; translated from the coding sequence ATGAGGCTTTTTATTGCAATAAATTTTAATGAACAGACTAAGGATTCTCTTTGCGGAATAATGGAACACCTAAAAGGTGAAAAAGTTTCCGGCAATTATACAACACGTGACAATCTTCATCTAACGCTTGTGTTCATCGGAGAGGTTCCTTCTTCGAAAATTATTGATATTGAAGAAGCAATAAATACTATTGATGCTCTCACGTTTGACATTAAAATCGGGGGCATAGGAACTTTCAAACAGAAAGACGGCGGTATTTTATGGACAGGCATAACGTTAAATGATAGCCTTATATCTGTATATAATAAATTAACTGGTGAACTTGAAAAAAGAGGGTTTGAAATAGAGAAAAGAGCTTATAAGCCGCATTTGACGCTTTGCCGCAGAGCGAAAATGCCACCTGAGTTTGATATAAAAAAATATTCAAATACAGCGCCGGAGCAAAACTTTTCAGTAGAAAAAATAAGTCTTATGAAGTCAGAACGGATTGGCGGGAAATTGATATATACGGAAATTTACTCTAAAATATTAAAATAA
- a CDS encoding Mrp/NBP35 family ATP-binding protein — protein sequence MPEERKCGSGSCDKSSCENCKKNSESFIEKVNAYSTVKKVIGVVSGKGGVGKSLVTGMLAVLTRQKGYNVAVLDADITGPSVPKMFGITKNAEGNELGLLPARTETGISVMSINLLLPKQDIPVIWRVPIIANTVKQFWTDVLWGDVDYMFIDMPPGTGDVPLTVFQSIPLDGIVIVTSPQELVSMIVKKAYNMAEQMHIPVLGIVENMSYVKCPDCGKEIKIFGESHIEDTAKSLNTKVLGKLPIDPAIASLCDRGLIEKLDSDKLPDAVNAVEALIKN from the coding sequence ATGCCGGAGGAAAGAAAATGTGGCAGCGGCAGCTGTGATAAATCCTCATGCGAAAACTGCAAAAAAAATTCAGAAAGTTTTATAGAAAAAGTCAACGCTTACAGCACTGTTAAAAAAGTAATAGGCGTTGTCAGCGGCAAAGGCGGTGTCGGAAAATCTCTTGTCACCGGGATGCTTGCCGTTTTAACAAGACAAAAAGGTTATAACGTCGCCGTGCTTGATGCTGATATTACAGGCCCGTCTGTGCCTAAAATGTTCGGCATCACAAAAAATGCAGAGGGTAACGAACTTGGTTTGTTACCGGCTCGCACCGAAACAGGCATATCCGTTATGTCAATAAATCTTCTTTTGCCTAAACAGGACATTCCTGTGATTTGGCGAGTCCCCATTATTGCAAATACTGTAAAGCAGTTTTGGACTGATGTTCTATGGGGCGATGTGGATTATATGTTCATCGATATGCCGCCAGGAACCGGAGATGTTCCGTTAACAGTATTCCAGTCTATTCCGCTTGATGGTATCGTTATCGTTACCTCCCCGCAGGAACTTGTATCTATGATAGTCAAAAAAGCATATAACATGGCCGAACAGATGCATATCCCTGTTCTTGGCATAGTTGAGAATATGAGCTATGTCAAATGTCCTGACTGCGGCAAAGAAATAAAAATATTTGGCGAAAGCCACATAGAAGACACTGCAAAAAGCCTTAACACCAAGGTTTTAGGAAAATTGCCTATTGACCCGGCAATTGCAAGCCTTTGTGACAGAGGTTTAATCGAAAAACTTGACAGCGATAAACTCCCGGATGCAGTAAATGCCGTTGAGGCTTTAATTAAAAATTAG
- a CDS encoding ABC transporter ATP-binding protein: MKRLLRYLKGVWLIVILCPLVMVIEVLCDLMQPKILAGVIDVGVANHDIAYVYDKGLLLILLALAGMVSGLVCVILATLASTHFSYNLRLDLFKKIQSFDFKSINKIGTSSLIVRMTNDVVALQDILMQALRMMVRAPLLFIGGIIMAVTINYRLALVLLFSVPVLVLVIRSTIMRGFPFFKQVQNKLDGLNNIIRENLLGIRVVKNYVKEDKETARFADEADSLANINIHANQIMALIGPVMNLVMNITIVAVLWFGGYLFKSHLIMSGSIISFITYITQILSALTMLSMILINISRVKVSVNRVIEVLDTDPSIEGPSLQSFNLPKVESGEIKFENVSFTYNAGTNEDVLTDINLNIKSGETVAILGGTGAGKSTLINLIPRLYDPVKGIVKVGGHDIKEYSIKHLRENISMVMQSIILFTDTIRENLLKGDENATEEDLFKACETACAEEFINQLPEGLDTLLERGGRNLSGGQRQRLCIARALVKKSKIIIFDDALSAVDTTTDAKIRAGIKKNYKDITCIIITQRILSAKNADRIFVLDNGKLAAEGSHDELLKNSSIYKEIYSSQLEMEL; the protein is encoded by the coding sequence GTGAAAAGATTACTGCGATACCTTAAAGGGGTATGGCTTATTGTCATACTCTGTCCTTTAGTAATGGTCATTGAAGTGCTGTGCGACCTTATGCAGCCAAAGATTCTTGCAGGTGTAATAGATGTCGGGGTCGCAAACCATGATATTGCATATGTCTATGATAAGGGGCTTCTGCTTATTCTTCTAGCCCTCGCCGGAATGGTGAGCGGACTTGTTTGTGTTATTCTGGCAACCCTAGCCTCTACCCATTTCTCTTATAATTTAAGGCTTGATCTATTTAAAAAGATTCAGTCATTCGACTTTAAAAGTATAAATAAAATTGGAACATCTTCATTGATTGTCAGAATGACGAACGATGTGGTTGCACTTCAGGATATATTAATGCAAGCGCTAAGAATGATGGTACGAGCTCCGCTGCTTTTTATAGGCGGAATTATCATGGCAGTTACCATCAATTACAGGTTGGCGCTTGTTTTGCTGTTTTCAGTTCCTGTTCTTGTGTTAGTGATACGTTCAACAATAATGCGAGGTTTTCCTTTTTTTAAACAGGTCCAGAACAAGCTTGACGGATTAAATAATATAATCCGTGAGAATCTGCTTGGCATACGTGTTGTTAAAAACTATGTCAAGGAAGATAAGGAAACAGCCCGGTTTGCGGATGAGGCTGACTCACTTGCAAATATAAATATACATGCAAACCAGATCATGGCGCTTATCGGCCCTGTAATGAATTTGGTTATGAACATTACCATCGTTGCAGTTTTATGGTTCGGCGGGTATCTATTTAAAAGCCATTTAATAATGTCCGGCTCAATAATATCATTTATTACATATATAACTCAGATCCTTTCAGCACTCACGATGCTGTCTATGATTCTTATTAACATATCAAGGGTCAAAGTATCCGTTAATCGTGTAATAGAAGTACTAGATACAGACCCATCTATTGAAGGCCCTTCTCTTCAATCATTTAACCTGCCTAAAGTCGAAAGCGGAGAAATAAAGTTTGAAAACGTCAGTTTCACTTATAACGCCGGAACAAACGAGGATGTTTTAACAGATATAAATTTAAATATCAAAAGCGGAGAAACAGTCGCAATACTCGGCGGAACAGGAGCCGGAAAATCAACACTTATTAATCTTATACCACGGTTATATGACCCCGTAAAAGGCATAGTAAAAGTCGGAGGTCACGATATAAAAGAATATTCTATTAAGCACTTGCGTGAAAACATATCAATGGTTATGCAGTCAATAATCCTTTTTACAGATACTATTAGAGAAAACCTGTTAAAAGGTGATGAAAACGCAACTGAAGAAGACCTTTTCAAGGCGTGTGAAACCGCCTGTGCAGAAGAATTTATAAATCAGCTTCCTGAAGGACTAGACACTCTTCTCGAACGCGGCGGACGCAACTTATCCGGAGGTCAGCGGCAGCGTCTGTGTATAGCCCGCGCACTTGTTAAAAAATCCAAGATTATTATATTTGACGATGCGCTAAGCGCTGTAGACACCACAACTGATGCAAAAATAAGAGCAGGCATTAAGAAAAACTATAAAGATATTACATGTATTATAATAACACAGCGTATACTTTCTGCTAAAAATGCAGACCGGATTTTTGTCCTTGATAACGGAAAGCTAGCCGCTGAAGGCTCGCATGACGAGCTTTTGAAAAACAGCTCAATTTATAAAGAAATATACAGTTCTCAGCTTGAGATGGAATTATAA
- the proS gene encoding proline--tRNA ligase — protein sequence MAKEKMVSEITSMEEDFAKWYTDVVKKAELIEYSSVRGCMIIRPYGYAIWENIQKILDDKFKELGHENVSMPMFIPESLLEKEKDHVAGFAPEVAWVTMGGNEKLTERLCVRPTSETLFCEHYANIIHSYRDLPKLYNQWCSVVRWEKTTRPFLRSVEFHWQEGHTMHETAKEAIHETEQMLNVYADFAENYLAIPVVKGQKTEKEKFAGAVATYTIEALMHDGKALQSGTSHYFGDGFAKAFDIKFTDRENKLTNPFQTSWGLSTRIIGGIIMTHGDNNGLVLPPAVAPIQVIIIPVAQHKDGVLEAATAVLDRLKKVGIRVKMDASDNSPGWKFAEYEMKGVPLRLEIGPKDIEKNSCVIVSRDNREKNFVSLDTLEAAIPDLLKGVRDRLYNSALENRKNRTFDASTLDEMIEIANTKNGFIRAMWCGNKECEETLKEKAGVSSRCIPFDSKPIGNTCVCCGKPADKLVYWGKAY from the coding sequence TTGGCAAAGGAAAAAATGGTAAGTGAGATTACCTCAATGGAGGAAGACTTCGCCAAATGGTATACAGATGTAGTTAAAAAAGCAGAGCTTATTGAATATTCATCTGTCCGAGGATGTATGATTATCCGACCTTATGGTTATGCAATATGGGAAAACATTCAGAAAATCTTAGATGATAAATTTAAAGAGCTGGGACATGAAAACGTCTCTATGCCTATGTTTATTCCGGAAAGCCTTCTTGAGAAGGAAAAAGACCATGTTGCCGGTTTTGCCCCGGAAGTTGCATGGGTTACAATGGGCGGAAACGAAAAGCTTACAGAACGTTTATGTGTCCGTCCAACCAGTGAAACACTATTTTGCGAGCATTATGCTAATATAATACATTCATATCGTGATCTTCCCAAACTTTATAACCAATGGTGCTCTGTCGTAAGATGGGAGAAAACCACACGTCCATTCCTCCGTTCTGTTGAGTTTCATTGGCAGGAAGGACATACGATGCATGAAACGGCGAAAGAAGCAATACATGAAACAGAGCAAATGCTTAACGTGTATGCAGACTTTGCAGAAAATTACCTTGCGATCCCTGTAGTTAAAGGTCAAAAAACCGAAAAAGAAAAATTTGCAGGCGCTGTCGCAACATATACCATAGAAGCTCTTATGCATGACGGAAAAGCTTTGCAAAGTGGAACTTCTCACTATTTTGGCGACGGATTTGCAAAGGCATTCGATATTAAATTTACAGACCGTGAAAATAAACTCACAAACCCATTCCAAACTTCATGGGGATTGTCTACTCGTATAATCGGCGGAATAATAATGACTCACGGAGATAACAACGGGCTTGTTCTTCCCCCTGCCGTCGCTCCTATTCAAGTAATAATAATTCCGGTCGCTCAGCATAAAGACGGCGTATTAGAGGCGGCAACAGCAGTGTTAGACCGTCTGAAAAAAGTCGGCATACGCGTTAAAATGGATGCAAGCGATAATTCTCCGGGCTGGAAGTTTGCAGAATACGAAATGAAGGGCGTTCCATTGCGCCTTGAAATAGGTCCGAAAGATATAGAGAAAAACAGCTGCGTCATTGTCAGCCGTGACAACCGCGAAAAGAATTTTGTTTCACTTGATACTCTCGAAGCAGCTATACCTGATCTGCTTAAAGGTGTCCGTGACAGACTGTATAACAGCGCCCTTGAAAACCGGAAAAACCGCACATTTGATGCTTCAACATTAGACGAGATGATTGAGATTGCCAACACTAAAAACGGATTTATCCGTGCAATGTGGTGTGGAAATAAGGAATGCGAAGAAACACTTAAAGAAAAAGCGGGCGTAAGTTCGCGGTGTATCCCGTTTGACAGCAAGCCTATCGGCAATACTTGTGTCTGTTGTGGGAAGCCCGCTGATAAGCTTGTATATTGGGGAAAAGCATATTAA
- a CDS encoding TatD family nuclease-associated radical SAM protein produces MSAFTIAYPLGSSLYVNVTNRCTNRCTFCIRNTPSGVGDVDLWLTHEPTVKEMLAAITNAGLDKYDELVFCGYGEPMMRFEDCMEICSEVRKISKIPIRINTNGHANRIAGRDVTPEMQGLVDIVSISLNAPDAKSYNDICKCIYGEDGFYEMLDFTKKATRFVPKVIMSVVDVISPDNIEKCKAVAKNCGAILRVRHYSE; encoded by the coding sequence ATGTCTGCTTTTACTATTGCCTACCCTTTAGGCAGCTCATTATATGTAAATGTGACCAACCGCTGTACCAACAGATGCACTTTCTGTATACGCAATACCCCCTCAGGGGTCGGCGATGTCGACCTATGGCTTACTCACGAACCGACAGTGAAAGAGATGCTGGCGGCGATAACAAATGCCGGGCTTGATAAATATGATGAACTTGTATTCTGCGGTTACGGAGAGCCGATGATGCGCTTCGAAGACTGCATGGAAATTTGCAGCGAAGTTCGTAAAATTAGCAAGATACCGATAAGGATAAATACAAACGGCCATGCAAACCGTATCGCTGGGCGGGATGTCACCCCTGAAATGCAAGGACTTGTCGACATAGTATCCATAAGTCTAAATGCGCCTGATGCCAAAAGCTATAATGATATATGTAAATGTATATATGGCGAAGACGGATTCTATGAAATGCTCGATTTCACAAAAAAGGCAACTCGTTTTGTTCCAAAGGTTATAATGAGCGTTGTTGACGTGATAAGCCCTGATAATATTGAAAAGTGCAAAGCAGTTGCCAAAAACTGCGGCGCAATTTTAAGAGTACGCCATTATTCGGAATAG